In Aphelocoma coerulescens isolate FSJ_1873_10779 chromosome 3, UR_Acoe_1.0, whole genome shotgun sequence, a single window of DNA contains:
- the PROKR1 gene encoding prokineticin receptor 1 isoform X1 encodes MATEQTERNLNATVRLNFAAIYNLHDGDFTSLRNFSFPFTYSDYDLPLDSEDDMTKTCTFFAARIGIGVALVGIMLVCGIGNFIFIAALARYKKLRNLTNLLIANLAISDFIVAIVCCPFEMDYYVVRQLSWEHGHVLCASVNYLRTVSLYVSTNALLALAVDRYLAIVHPLKPRMNYQTAVFLIALVWIVSILVAIPSAYFATETVLFKIKNQEKIFCGQIWPVDQQMYYKSYFLLIFGIQFVAPVITMTLCYARISQELWFKTVPGFQTEQIRKRLRCRRKTVMVLMCILTAYVLCWAPFYGFTIVRDFFPTIFVKEKHYLTAFYIVECIAMSNSMINTMCFVTVKNNTMKYFKKIMLLRWRSTYKGSKSSTDLDLRTSAMPITEEVDCIKLQ; translated from the exons ATGGCCACGGAGCAAACTGAACGCAACCTAAATGCTACCGTCCGCCTCAACTTTGCTGCAATCTACAACCTCCATGATGGGGATTTCACCTCTTTGCGAaacttctctttccctttcactTACAGTGATTATGACCTGCCACTGGACAGTGAGGATGACATGACCAAAACCTGCACCTTCTTTGCAGCCAGGATTGGGATCGGGGTTGCTCTGGTTGGCATCATGCTGGTCTGTGGCATTGGCAACTTCATCTTCATTGCTGCTCTCGCTCGCTACAAGAAGCTGCGAAACCTAACCAACCTACTGATTGCCAACCTGGCCATCTCAGACTTCATCGTGGCCATCGTGTGCTGCCCCTTTGAGATGGACTACTACGTGGTGCGGCAACTGTCCTGGGAGCACGGCCATGTCCTCTGTGCCTCAGTCAACTACCTACGAACCGTCTCCCTCTACGTTTCGACCAATGCTCTCCTGGCTCTAGCTGTTGACAG GTATCTGGCCATTGTTCACCCACTGAAACCACGCATGAATTATCAAACCGCAGTCTTTCTCATTGCCTTGGTCTGGATCGTCTCCATACTTGTAGCTATTCCATCTGCATACTTTGCTACTGAAACTGtgctatttaaaattaaaaaccagGAGAAAATTTTCTGTGGCCAAATTTGGCCAGTTGACCAGCAGATGTACTATAAATCATACTTCCTCTTAATCTTTGGCATTCAATTTGTAGCACCTGTGATTACCATGACCTTGTGCTATGCCAGGATCTCTCAGGAGCTTTGGTTTAAAACCGTCCCAGGATTTCAGACAGAACAAATCAGAAAGAGGCTTCGGTGCAGAAGGAAAACTGTTATGGTACTGATGTGCATCCTGACTGCCTATGTTCTCTGCTGGGCACCTTTCTATGGCTTCACAATTGTCCGCGACTTCTTCCCCACCATCTTTGTGAAAGAGAAACATTATCTTACTGCCTTTTACATAGTTGAGTGCATCGCCATGAGTAACAGCATGATAAACACCATGTGTTTTGTAACCGTGAAAAACAACACCATGAAGTACTTCAAGAAGATCATGCTGCTCAGATGGAGGTCAACATATAAGGGAAGCAAATCTAGCACAGATTTGGACCTGAGAACAAGTGCAATGCCAATCACAGAGGAAGTAGACTGCATAAAACTACAATAA
- the PROKR1 gene encoding prokineticin receptor 1 isoform X2, giving the protein MTKTCTFFAARIGIGVALVGIMLVCGIGNFIFIAALARYKKLRNLTNLLIANLAISDFIVAIVCCPFEMDYYVVRQLSWEHGHVLCASVNYLRTVSLYVSTNALLALAVDRYLAIVHPLKPRMNYQTAVFLIALVWIVSILVAIPSAYFATETVLFKIKNQEKIFCGQIWPVDQQMYYKSYFLLIFGIQFVAPVITMTLCYARISQELWFKTVPGFQTEQIRKRLRCRRKTVMVLMCILTAYVLCWAPFYGFTIVRDFFPTIFVKEKHYLTAFYIVECIAMSNSMINTMCFVTVKNNTMKYFKKIMLLRWRSTYKGSKSSTDLDLRTSAMPITEEVDCIKLQ; this is encoded by the exons ATGACCAAAACCTGCACCTTCTTTGCAGCCAGGATTGGGATCGGGGTTGCTCTGGTTGGCATCATGCTGGTCTGTGGCATTGGCAACTTCATCTTCATTGCTGCTCTCGCTCGCTACAAGAAGCTGCGAAACCTAACCAACCTACTGATTGCCAACCTGGCCATCTCAGACTTCATCGTGGCCATCGTGTGCTGCCCCTTTGAGATGGACTACTACGTGGTGCGGCAACTGTCCTGGGAGCACGGCCATGTCCTCTGTGCCTCAGTCAACTACCTACGAACCGTCTCCCTCTACGTTTCGACCAATGCTCTCCTGGCTCTAGCTGTTGACAG GTATCTGGCCATTGTTCACCCACTGAAACCACGCATGAATTATCAAACCGCAGTCTTTCTCATTGCCTTGGTCTGGATCGTCTCCATACTTGTAGCTATTCCATCTGCATACTTTGCTACTGAAACTGtgctatttaaaattaaaaaccagGAGAAAATTTTCTGTGGCCAAATTTGGCCAGTTGACCAGCAGATGTACTATAAATCATACTTCCTCTTAATCTTTGGCATTCAATTTGTAGCACCTGTGATTACCATGACCTTGTGCTATGCCAGGATCTCTCAGGAGCTTTGGTTTAAAACCGTCCCAGGATTTCAGACAGAACAAATCAGAAAGAGGCTTCGGTGCAGAAGGAAAACTGTTATGGTACTGATGTGCATCCTGACTGCCTATGTTCTCTGCTGGGCACCTTTCTATGGCTTCACAATTGTCCGCGACTTCTTCCCCACCATCTTTGTGAAAGAGAAACATTATCTTACTGCCTTTTACATAGTTGAGTGCATCGCCATGAGTAACAGCATGATAAACACCATGTGTTTTGTAACCGTGAAAAACAACACCATGAAGTACTTCAAGAAGATCATGCTGCTCAGATGGAGGTCAACATATAAGGGAAGCAAATCTAGCACAGATTTGGACCTGAGAACAAGTGCAATGCCAATCACAGAGGAAGTAGACTGCATAAAACTACAATAA